From Penicillium psychrofluorescens genome assembly, chromosome: 6, one genomic window encodes:
- a CDS encoding uncharacterized protein (ID:PFLUO_009429-T1.cds;~source:funannotate), with protein MARFGVTTALDMATWPADLLNSLRGRKGVTDIRGCGLAATAPGSVHSHIPTIPKEALVSNTAEAERFVEKQVAEGADYIKVVADIPGPSQECLNALVESAHRHQKLVVAHAVTTMAIQMAQSAGADAITHAPLNAIMSDEEVSQMLEEKRISIPTLTMMKGAAAKKAGAYKNAKDTVSTLHRVGVPILAGTDANMTPGVPFNVIYGISLHEELELLVEAGLSTTEALCAATHLPAKHFGLNDRGIIEPGRRADLILIKGDPVVDIKATRQIERIWIAGQEFKQETE; from the coding sequence ATGGCAAGATTCGGTGTGACGACCGCACTGGATAtggcgacctggccggccGATCTTCTCAACTCTCTTCGGGGTCGAAAGGGAGTGACCGATATTAGAGGCTGCGGGCTTGCTGCCACTGCCCCTGGAAGTGTCCACAGCCATATTCCAACAATACCCAAAGAGGCATTGGTCTCGAACACTGCGGAAGCTGAACGTTTCGTGGAAAAGCAGGTGGCTGAAGGCGCTGATTATATTAAAGTAGTGGCTGATATTCCTGGTCCGAGCCAAGAATGCCTCAATGCTTTAGTCGAGTCCGCGCATCGCCATCAGAAACTCGTCGTTGCTCATGCCGTGACGACAATGGCTATCCAAATGGCTCAGAGTGCGGGTGCAGATGCTATAACCCATGCTCCTCTTAATGCAATCATGAGCGATGAGGAAGTTAGCCAAATGCTAGAAGAGAAGCGAATCAGCATTCCCACATTGACAATGATGAAGGGCGCTGCTGCGAAAAAAGCAGGCGCCTACAAAAACGCTAAGGATACGGTCTCTACTCTTCATCGTGTAGGTGTTCCAATACTTGCTGGCACCGATGCAAACATGACCCCAGGTGTGCCTTTTAATGTTATCTACGGAATCAGCTTGCATGAGGAGCTAGAGCTTTTAGTTGAAGCCGGTCTTTCAACAACTGAAGCCCTCTGCGCGGCCACCCATCTGCCTGCAAAACATTTTGGCTTGAACGACCGGGGCATCATTGAGCCTGGTCGCCGAGCAGATCTGATTCTCATTAAAGGAGATCCCGTGGTGGATATCAAAGCGACTCGGCAGATTGAAAGGATCTGGATTGCTGGTCAGGAGTTTAAGCAAGAAACTGAATGA
- a CDS encoding uncharacterized protein (ID:PFLUO_009428-T1.cds;~source:funannotate), producing the protein MADNKGSGGRAGGGRKKRDMGRAEWSRSVTDKRARLEEKEEVKRRKIENGEGVQAPIYATQFSKEEIENEERRPKKKVAVLMGYSGTGYAGMQMNDSQKTIEGDLFTALVAAGAISKANASDPKKSSFVRCARTDKGVHAAGNVVSLKMIVEDPDIVQKINDKLSPQIRVWGLELTAKSFSCYQMCDSRVYEYLLPSHCLLPPHPSTYLGRKIVELAEQAGDLDEVKARQEDVAGFWEDVDEKHIKPILENVPEDVRKVVQKALYFDDSQDAEPEKDAELTDEPAKTQPSQQESATEQSSETPQDQPYQMDPRERLIKDTVKAVKAAYTAAKRTYRVPASRVAHLQECLSLYEGTTNFHNYTIQKTYSDPSAKRYIKSFKANPTPIIINGTEWLSLKVHGQSFMMHQIRKMVAMAALVTRCGCIPDRIKDTYGPDRIAIPKAPGLGLLLERPIFGAYNARAEGLSRSPIDFEKFSKEMNEFKQREIYDRIFREEEQLNAFGAFFNHIDHFPQGYFLYVTSGGIPAARLAVAPSADSNSSAPSTSRKKDKSQWKALAAIESASEDEGGIPDGGEEGN; encoded by the exons ATGGCCGATAACAAAGGAAGCGGAGGCCGCGCTGGTGGAGGCCGTAAGAAACGAGATATGGGCCGGGCAGAATGGAG TCGGTCGGTGACAgacaagcgagcgcgccttgaagagaaagaagaggtCAAACGCCGAAAAATCGAGAATGGGGAAGGGGTCCAGGCTCCGATCTATGCGACACAGTTTTCCaaagaggagattgagaatgaGGAGCGGAGACCCAAAAAGAAGGTCGCGGTGTTGATGGGATACTCCGGGACGGGCTACGCTGGCATGCAGAT GAACGACTCACAAAAGACTATTGAGGGCGATCTTTTCACGGCCTTGGTTGCCGCCGGCGCCATATCGAAAGCCAATGCCTCGGACCCGAAGAAGTCGTCGTTCGTGCGTTGTGCACGCACCGACAAAGGTGTACATGCGGCGGGAAATGTCGTGTCTCTGAAGATGATCGTTGAGGATCCGGACATCGTCCAGAAGATCAATGACAAGCTCAGCCCACAGATTCGCGTTTGGGGCCTCGAGCTCACTGCCAAGAGTTTCAGCTGCTACCAGATGTGTGACTCTCGGGTATATGAGTATTTGCTACCGAGCCACTGTCTGCTCCCGCCGCATCCCAGCACATACCTTGGAAGGAAGATTGTGGAGCTTGCTGAGCAAGCCGGCGACCTGGATGAAGTCAAGGCTCGACAAGAGGATGTTGCAGGGTTTTgggaggatgtcgatgagaAGCACATCAAACCTATCTTGGAGAATGTCCCGGAGGATGTGCGCAAGGTTGTCCAAAAGGCTCTTTACTTCGATGACAGCCAGGATGCAGAGCCAGAGAAAGACGCTGAATTGACTGATGAACCGGCAAAAACACAACCCTCTCAACAGGAATCTGCTACCGAACAGTCATCCGAGACTCCTCAGGACCAACCCTACCAGATGGATCCTCGTGAACGACTCATTAAAGATACCGTCAAGGCCGTCAAAGCGGCTTATACAGCGGCGAAACGCACTTACCGAGTACCGGCTTCCCGTGTCGCGCACCTTCAAGAATGCCTGAGTCTCTATGAGGGCACCACGAACTTCCACAACTACACCATTCAAAAAACATACAGTGACCCATCTGCCAAACGATACATCAAATCATTCAAAGCGAATCCCACCCCGATCATCATTAATGGCACTGAATGGCTCAGTCTCAAAGTCCATGGCCAGAGTTTCATGATGCACCAGATCCGCAAAATGGTTGCAATGGCCGCTCTGGTCACTCGTTGCGGCTGTATCCCTGACCGCATCAAGGACACCTACGGACCCGACCGCATTGCCATTCCCAAGGCACCGGGCCTGGGACTTTTGCTGGAGCGCCCTATTTTTGGCGCCTACAATGCAAGGGCTGAGGGACTCTCAAGGAGCCCAATTGACTTTGAAAAGTTTTCCAAGGAGATGAACGAGTTCAAACAGCGAGAGATCTACGACCGGATATTccgggaggaggagcagctgaaTGC ATTCGGCGCTTTCTTCAACCACATTGATCATTTCCCCCAAGGGTATTTTCTCTATGTCACCTCCGGTGGAATCCCGGCTGCTCGACTCGCTGTGGCACCTTCTGCTGATTCGAACAGCTCGGCCCCGTCCACATCACGCAAAAAGGACAAGTCTCAGTGGAAGGCACTCGCTGCTATTGAGTCCGCGTCCGAGGATGAGGGGGGAATTCcggatggcggcgaggaagggaaTTGA
- a CDS encoding uncharacterized protein (ID:PFLUO_009430-T1.cds;~source:funannotate), with protein sequence MNLLMTLKLLPIVVTWLVVYSYAGAPCSSDECDILQRDSRTVASSSLYRKALPNAPDGYTPKGQTCPVDRPSIRNGSTLSANETAWLERRRTVTTDAMIDFLGRLDFGSLNASSYIEQNAGNASALPNIGIATSGGGYRALMNGGGALQAFDSRTPNSSLPGHLGGILQSATYLAGLSGGSWLVGSLYLNNFTDVTSLRDSGTVWQFQNSIFDGPSHSFDFGISTVKYYSQLEDAVSGKSDAGYNASITDYWGRALAYQLINATEGGLSYTWSSIALSKDFQSAGMPMPIIVTDGRAPGQILVPDNATVFEFNPWEFGTFNLPLEAFVPLEFLASNFSAGTLPTGQQCVRGFDNAGFVMGTSSSLFNQAFLQINNTDGSVVKNSIEKILGAIGAANNDIAVYDPNPFYLYSNQSVYASSESLFLVDGGEDLQNIPLEPLLQPQRKVDMILALDSSADTTTEWPNGTAMVATYERSLSPLGQGNGLPFPPVPDQNTFVNLGLNNRPTFFGCNSSNVTGAAPLVVYLANAPYIYQSNVSTFDLEYNTTERDAIIENGYDVATLGNATIDSNWPICLGCAILSRSLERTNTPVPESCTACFQQYCWNGTTNSTDPGTYYPIYKLSQLHV encoded by the exons ATGAATCTTCTGATGACGTTAAAACTGCTTCCTATAGTGGTTACATGGCTCGTGGTGTACAGCTATGCGGGAGCGCCTTGCTCTTCCGATGAATGCGATATCCTGCAACGAGACTCAAGGACCGTGGCGTCTTCGTCGCTTTACAGAAAAGCACTTCCCAACGCCCCCGATGGATACACACCCAAGGGCCAAACCTGTCCTGTAGATAGACCATCCATCCGCAATGGGTCGACACTGTCAGCGAACGAAACGGCATGGCTGGAACGGCGACGAACCGTCACCACAGATGCGATGATCGACTTTCTGGGCCGACTGGACTTCGGCTCCCTAAACGCATCTTCATATATCGAGCAGAATGCTGGCAATGCATCCGCACTCCCCAATATCGGAATCGCGACGTCCGGCGGTGGTTATCGAGCGCTGAtgaacggcggcggcgcgctACAGGCTTTTGACTCCCGAACGCCCAACTCGAGTCTTCCAGGCCACTTGGGAGGAATTCTGCAGTCGGCCACGTATCTCGCCGGGCTGAGCGGAGGCAGCTGGCTAGTCGGGTCTCTCTATCTCAATAATTTCACGGACGTCACGTCCCTGCGAGACAGCGGAACGGTGTGGCAGTTCCAGAATTCCATCTTCGACGGCCCATCGCATAGTTTTGATTTTGGCATCAGTACAGTCAAGTACTACTCGCAGTTGGAGGATGCAGTGAGCGGGAAGTCGGACGCTGGATACAATGCTTCTATCACGGATTACTG GGGTCGCGCGCTCGCCTACCAACTTATCAATGCCACCGAAGGTGGTCTCAGCTACACTTGGTCCTCCATTGCTCTGAGCAAGGATTTCCAGAGCGCAGGCATGCCTATGCCTATCATCGTCACGGATGGCAGAGCTCCTGGGCAGATCCTCGTTCCAGACAACGCGACCGTGTTTGAATTCAACCCGTGGGAATTTGGGACCTTCAATCTTCCGTTAGAGGCATTTGTGCCTTTGGAGTTTCTCGCGTCCAACTTCTCCGCCGGGACGCTTCCTACAGGCCAACAGTGCGTTCGTGGGTTCGACAATGCCGGGTTCGTGATGGGGACGTCGTCATCGCTATTTAACCAAGCGTTCCTGCAGATCAATAACACCGACGGGTCTGTAGTGAAAAATTCTATCGAAAAAATCCTGGGTGCGATCGGGGCAGCTAACAACGATATCGCCGTGTACGACCCGAACCCATTCTATCTGTACTCTAATCAGTCAGTGTACGCCAGCTCTGAATCGTTGTTCTTGGTGGACGGTGGAGAGGACCTTCAGAATATCCCTCTGGAGCCACTGCTACAGCCGCAGCGCAAAGTGGACATGATCCTGGCGCTAGACTCATCCGCTGATACGACCACAGAATGGCCCAACGGCACTGCCATGGTCGCCACGTACGAGCGCAGCCTGAGCCCGCTGGGCCAGGGCAACGGTCTCCCCTTCCCGCCTGTGCCGGACCAGAACACCTTCGTCAACCTGGGATTGAATAACCGTCCGACCTTCTTCGGCTGCAACAGCTCTAACGTCACCGGCGCGGCCCCGCTGGTCGTTTACCTCGCGAACGCGCCGTACATCTACCAATCCAACGTCTCCACGTTCGACTTGGAATACAACACCACCGAGCGTGACGCCATCATTGAGAATGGCTACGACGTTGCCACGCTGGGAAACGCGACCATCGACTCCAACTGGCCGATCTGTCTGGGTTGTGCTATCTTGAGTCGGAGTCTGGAGCGCACCAACACTCCTGTCCCAGAGAGCTGCACTGCGTGTTTCCAGCAGTACTGCTGGAACGGTACGACGAACAGCACCGATCCGGGCACTTATTATCCCATCTATAAGCTATCGCAGTTGCATGTCTAG
- a CDS encoding uncharacterized protein (ID:PFLUO_009427-T1.cds;~source:funannotate), with product MDLANTLIRSVVRAFYETRHILVVDALFLHSVLHAEDLAFLMGMQQKDLRKLCARLREDRLLAVSTRAEIRDGSTRPVNRDYYYIPLHPVIDAIKYKVSKLTSTIKAQYTPSEERKEYICLRCGAEWTELDVLSLVSEEGFECQECGATLERTEDVKGVEGIDRTGHEKNSKLMAQLDNMLKLLKQIDSVEIPPNDFDTAWDHKVEVPRNQATHPTRAVIPVAAKQQDLTRGHIKTDAAALEISLTSTEEKSAAEQAEEAARKAAVEKQNALPVWHTHSTVKNAVPGGAGAQNDAGVFVKPDLGDEDQKPSLDALDDKVAAYYAAMEREKELQEQEDASSEEDSDDEDEFEDVGGVSGPSGPGTPATAGGGPTSAPTSSTPGLAGIKREHDSASSVSAPQSSVDTPSTPADDGPAAKRIKFDSELTTEPAIKPDPDAKVEPAVNNEEESDEDEDEFEDV from the exons ATGGATCTCGCCAATACGCTCATCCGGAGCGTGGTGCGTGCGTTCTATGAAACGCGCCACATCCTGGTCGTGGATGCGCTCTTCCTGCACTCGGT TCTCCACGCCGAAGATCTCGCTTTCTTGATGGGCATGCAACAGAAGGACCTTCGCAAGCTATGTGCGCGACTGCGGGAGGACCGTTTACTCGCAGT GAGTACGCGTGCCGAGATTCGCGATGGTTCAACCCGCCCGGTCAACCGTGACTACTACTATATCCCGCTGCACCCCGTCATCGACGCGATCAAGTACAAGGTGTCCAAGTTGACGTCGACAATCAAGGCACAGTACACGCCGAGCGAAGAACGCAAGGAGTACATCTGTCTCCGATGCGGAGCCGAATGGACCGAGCTGGACGTCCTTAGCCTTGTCTCGGAAGAAGGATTCGAGTGCCAGGAGTGCGGCGCCACCCTAGAGCGGACGGAGGATGTCAAGGGTGTCGAGGGCATAGACCGCACCGGCCACGAGAAGAACAGCAAGCTGATGGCGCAGTTGGACAACATGCTCAAACTGCTGAAGCAGATCGACTCCGTCGAGATCCCGCCGAATGACTTCGACACGGCGTGGGATCACAAGGTAGAGGTGCCCCGCAACCAGGCCACACACCCAACGCGCGCGGTGATTCCCGTTGCGGCCAAGCAACAGGATCTTACGCGCGGTCACATCAAGACAGATGCGGCGGCGTTGGAGATCTCGCTTACCTCGACCGAGGAGAAGAGTGCCGCGGAgcaagccgaagaagccgcTCGTAAGGCTGCGGTGGAGAAACAAAACGCGCTCCCGGTCTGGCACACACATTCTACCGTCAAGAACGCCGTGCCTGGAGGTGCCGGGGCTCAGAATGACGCGGGTGTCTTCGTCAAGCCTGACCTTGGCGACGAAGACCAGAAACCCAGTCTGGATGCCCTTGACGACAAGGTTGCCGCGTACTATGCGGCGAtggagcgcgagaaggaACTGCAGGAGCAAGAAGACGCCAGCAGTGAAGAGGactcggatgatgaggacgagtTCGAGGATGTAGGCGGCGTGTCTGGACCAAGTGGACCAGGCACACCTGCCACAGCCGGTGGTGGTCCTACCAGCGCCCCCACTTCCTCTACACCCGGTCTTGCTGGTATCAAACGCGAACATGACTCGGCGTCGAGCGTCAGCGCGCCTCAGTCGTCTGTCGATACGCCCTCCACGCCTGCCGATGACGGACCCGCCGCGAAGAGGATCAAGTTTGACTCCGAGCTCACGACCGAGCCTGCGATCAAACCTGACCCCGATGCGAAGGTAGAGCCCGCAGTGAACAATGAGGAGGAATccgatgaggatgaggatgagttCGAAGACGTCTAA